One part of the Oceanihabitans sp. IOP_32 genome encodes these proteins:
- a CDS encoding L-threonylcarbamoyladenylate synthase: protein MKKEIDQTLTSLKNGNTILYPTDTVWGLGCDATNAKAVSKIYKIKKRIESKALICLVSSLEMLKTYISDVPKHAVDFLKTTTKPTTIIYENPRLIAENLIASDNTLAIRIVNTGFAHELIKAFNKPIVSTSANISGYPTPKSFKEIHPDILKQVDYIVNLHNEKIDPQPSTIIKILKDGTIETIRP, encoded by the coding sequence ATGAAAAAAGAAATCGATCAAACTTTAACATCTTTAAAGAATGGAAATACCATACTTTATCCCACAGATACTGTTTGGGGTCTTGGCTGCGATGCCACTAACGCGAAAGCAGTTTCTAAAATATATAAGATTAAAAAACGTATTGAAAGTAAAGCTTTAATTTGTTTAGTTTCTAGTTTGGAGATGCTTAAAACCTACATAAGTGACGTTCCTAAACATGCTGTAGATTTTTTAAAGACGACTACCAAACCAACTACTATTATTTACGAAAATCCGCGTTTAATTGCCGAAAACTTAATTGCATCAGACAATACCTTGGCCATTAGAATTGTTAATACGGGGTTTGCACACGAGTTAATTAAAGCGTTTAATAAACCAATTGTTTCTACATCGGCAAACATAAGCGGTTATCCCACCCCTAAATCCTTTAAAGAAATACACCCAGACATTTTAAAACAAGTAGACTATATTGTAAATTTGCATAACGAAAAAATCGATCCCCAGCCTTCAACAATTATTAAGATATTGAAGGATGGAACCATAGAAACAATAAGACCATAA
- the holA gene encoding DNA polymerase III subunit delta, with amino-acid sequence MDEVKQLVTDIKKKNLKPIYFLMGEEPYYIDKISDFIENNVLLEEEKGFNQTVLYGRDISIDDIIGNAKRYPMMAEYQVLIIKEAQDLSRSIEKLVEYVNNYQPTTVLVVNYKYKKIDKRKALYKAVKKVGVVYESKKLYENQVGEWVRRVLASKKYTISPKAAQMLVEFLGTDLSKISNELEKLQIILPAGTQISPEHIEENIGISKDFNNFELRKAIGEKDTVKAFQIIKYFSENPKDNPMVVTVSLLFSFFSQLLHFHGLKDKSPRSVASALKVNPYFVNDYVTAARHYPMRKVSEIVSTLRTFDVKSKGVGSNAVPQGDLLKELLVKILS; translated from the coding sequence TTGGACGAAGTTAAACAATTAGTAACCGATATTAAGAAAAAGAACCTGAAACCTATTTATTTTTTAATGGGTGAAGAGCCTTATTATATTGATAAAATTTCAGATTTTATTGAAAACAATGTTCTTTTGGAAGAAGAAAAGGGGTTTAATCAAACGGTTTTGTATGGACGAGATATCTCTATCGATGATATTATTGGAAATGCTAAGCGCTACCCCATGATGGCAGAATATCAAGTGCTTATTATTAAAGAAGCCCAAGATTTATCTCGTAGTATTGAAAAATTAGTAGAGTATGTAAATAATTATCAGCCTACTACAGTTTTAGTAGTAAATTATAAATACAAAAAAATTGATAAACGCAAGGCTTTATATAAGGCTGTAAAAAAAGTAGGGGTTGTATACGAGAGTAAAAAACTTTACGAAAATCAAGTAGGAGAGTGGGTTCGTCGTGTTTTAGCATCAAAAAAATACACCATTTCTCCAAAAGCCGCACAGATGTTGGTTGAGTTTTTAGGAACTGATTTAAGTAAAATTAGTAACGAATTGGAGAAACTTCAAATTATTCTTCCGGCTGGAACTCAAATTTCGCCAGAGCATATTGAGGAGAACATTGGTATAAGTAAGGATTTTAATAATTTTGAACTTCGTAAGGCTATTGGAGAAAAAGATACTGTAAAGGCGTTTCAAATAATTAAATATTTTAGTGAAAACCCCAAGGATAACCCCATGGTAGTTACCGTGTCTTTATTGTTTAGTTTTTTTTCTCAATTATTGCATTTTCATGGTTTAAAAGATAAATCGCCGCGAAGTGTCGCCTCGGCATTAAAAGTTAATCCTTATTTTGTTAACGATTATGTTACGGCCGCTCGACATTATCCGATGCGAAAAGTAAGTGAGATTGTTTCGACTTTGAGAACATTTGATGTTAAAAGCAAAGGAGTTGGCAGTAATGCCGTTCCGCAAGGCGATTTACTTAAAGAATTATTGGTTAAAATTTTGTCTTAA
- a CDS encoding CCA tRNA nucleotidyltransferase: MNYKNALNHPVFNIISKSAEQLQVDCYVIGGFVRDYILNRGDAKDIDIVAIGSGIELAKQVAKNLPNKPKVQIFKTYGTAMLRYDDIEIEFVGARKESYSENSRNPVVEHGTLKDDQNRRDFTINALALDLNKDKLGDLLDPFNGIADLKNQIIRTPLNPDITYSDDPLRMLRAIRFSSQLNFKIDEASLKSITKNCHRIKIITNERIVVELHKILESDTPSIGFLLLEQTGLLEYILPELTALKGIDEVDGQRHKDNFYHTLEVVDNIAKYTDNLWLRWAALLHDIGKAPTKKFDKKVGWTFHAHEFVGSKMVYQIFKRLKMPLNDKMKFVQKMVFMSSRPIALAQDVTDAAVRRLVFDAGDYIDDLMTLCEADITTKNPKKYKKYHNNFKQVRDKIIEVEARDQVRNFQPPISGEEIMETFNLKPSREVGIIKETIKEAILEGDIPNDYNAAHKLMLKEGERLGLVKSVTNKVKSE; the protein is encoded by the coding sequence ATGAACTACAAAAATGCCTTAAATCATCCTGTTTTTAACATAATTTCGAAATCTGCCGAACAATTACAAGTAGATTGCTACGTAATTGGTGGTTTTGTTCGCGATTATATTTTAAATCGTGGTGATGCAAAAGATATTGATATTGTCGCTATTGGTAGCGGTATTGAACTGGCTAAACAAGTTGCTAAAAACTTACCGAATAAGCCAAAAGTACAAATATTTAAAACCTACGGCACAGCCATGTTACGTTATGACGATATAGAGATAGAATTTGTTGGCGCCCGCAAAGAATCTTATAGCGAAAACAGTAGGAATCCTGTTGTAGAACATGGCACTTTAAAAGACGATCAAAATAGACGTGATTTCACAATAAACGCTTTGGCTTTAGATTTAAACAAAGATAAACTGGGCGATTTATTGGATCCCTTTAATGGCATAGCCGATTTAAAAAATCAAATAATTAGAACGCCTTTAAATCCAGATATCACATATAGTGACGATCCTTTAAGAATGCTTCGAGCAATAAGGTTTTCTTCACAGCTTAATTTTAAAATTGATGAGGCTTCCTTAAAATCTATAACAAAAAATTGCCACCGCATTAAAATTATCACCAATGAGCGCATTGTTGTAGAACTTCATAAAATTCTTGAAAGCGACACCCCATCAATTGGATTTTTACTTTTAGAACAAACGGGGTTATTAGAGTATATTTTACCAGAGCTAACGGCCTTAAAGGGTATCGATGAGGTCGATGGTCAACGCCATAAAGATAATTTCTATCACACTTTAGAGGTTGTAGATAATATCGCTAAATACACCGATAACTTATGGTTACGCTGGGCCGCTTTATTGCATGATATTGGTAAAGCACCAACTAAAAAATTTGATAAAAAAGTTGGTTGGACCTTTCACGCCCACGAATTTGTAGGATCAAAGATGGTTTATCAAATTTTTAAAAGACTTAAAATGCCATTAAATGATAAAATGAAGTTTGTACAAAAAATGGTGTTTATGAGTTCTAGACCTATAGCCCTAGCCCAAGATGTGACCGATGCTGCTGTGCGCCGTTTAGTGTTTGATGCTGGAGATTACATCGATGACTTGATGACGCTTTGCGAAGCCGATATCACCACCAAAAATCCTAAAAAGTACAAGAAATACCATAATAATTTTAAACAGGTACGCGATAAAATTATTGAAGTGGAAGCACGAGATCAGGTGCGAAATTTTCAACCTCCAATTTCTGGAGAAGAAATCATGGAAACATTCAACTTAAAGCCTTCTCGTGAAGTGGGTATTATTAAAGAGACTATAAAAGAGGCCATTTTAGAAGGCGATATTCCAAACGACTATAACGCGGCTCATAAATTAATGCTAAAAGAAGGCGAGCGCTTGGGTTTAGTGAAAAGTGTAACCAATAAGGTTAAAAGTGAATAG
- a CDS encoding o-succinylbenzoate synthase, which translates to MTATYHKYILNFKHPSGTSRGVLKTKETWFIVLQNHGKKGLGECGVFRGLSIDDLPEYEEKLKWTCKNIHLGLVDLLNELVQFPSIQTGLEMAFKSLESENMFELFPSEFTKSKGSIPINGLIWMGSEAFMKQQIKDKISEGFHCIKMKIGAIDFQTEINLIKSIRKEFSSQDIELRVDANGAFSKEEALEKLKILSDFDLHSIEQPIKQGQIEAMSRLCEVTPLPIALDEELIGVFSKTQKQELLQTIKPQYIILKPSLVGGFKGSDAWITLAENNTIGWWITSALESNVGLNALAQYTYTKQSKLPQGLGTGGLFTNNFESPLQVKNGTLEYNISIPWNLKNLKAF; encoded by the coding sequence ATGACGGCAACTTACCACAAATATATTTTAAACTTTAAGCACCCTAGTGGTACATCTCGTGGTGTATTAAAAACCAAAGAAACATGGTTTATTGTTTTGCAAAACCATGGTAAAAAGGGTCTTGGAGAATGTGGTGTTTTTCGAGGTTTAAGTATTGACGACCTACCCGAGTACGAGGAGAAATTAAAATGGACTTGTAAAAATATTCATTTGGGATTAGTTGATTTATTAAATGAATTAGTTCAATTTCCAAGTATTCAAACTGGTTTAGAAATGGCTTTTAAATCTTTAGAAAGCGAAAATATGTTCGAATTATTCCCTTCAGAATTTACCAAAAGTAAGGGCTCAATTCCTATAAACGGCCTAATTTGGATGGGTTCGGAGGCCTTTATGAAACAACAAATTAAAGATAAAATTTCAGAAGGATTTCATTGTATAAAAATGAAAATTGGGGCGATTGATTTTCAAACGGAAATAAATCTAATCAAATCCATTCGAAAGGAGTTTTCATCTCAAGATATAGAATTACGCGTGGATGCCAATGGTGCCTTTTCAAAAGAGGAAGCCTTAGAGAAGTTAAAAATATTGTCTGATTTCGATTTACATTCCATAGAACAGCCCATAAAACAAGGCCAAATTGAAGCTATGTCGCGATTATGCGAAGTTACACCATTGCCTATTGCTTTAGATGAAGAATTAATTGGCGTTTTTTCTAAAACTCAAAAACAAGAACTACTGCAAACCATAAAGCCGCAATACATTATTTTAAAACCTAGTTTAGTGGGAGGTTTTAAAGGAAGTGATGCCTGGATAACCTTAGCAGAAAACAATACCATAGGGTGGTGGATTACTAGTGCACTGGAGAGTAATGTGGGACTTAATGCTCTTGCCCAATACACCTATACCAAACAAAGTAAATTACCACAGGGACTCGGTACAGGTGGACTGTTTACTAATAATTTCGAAAGCCCTTTGCAAGTAAAAAATGGTACCTTAGAATACAACATAAGCATACCGTGGAATTTAAAAAACTTGAAAGCCTTTTAA
- a CDS encoding C1 family peptidase: MKNSITTFILALVSLVSFSQPYEFEVVTDLETTNVISQGETGTCWSFATSSFLESEIMRKTGKTIDLSEMYNVRNTYPKKAWNYIMRQGKAQFSEGGLAHDVINSVAHYGLVPESVYSGLEVENSKHNHAEMIAVLKGLLDVYIEKPAKQLSPKWKEVTENILDIYLGKTLTTFNYNGVEYTPHSFLEMTQIHPEDYITITSFTHQPFNASFILNIPDNFSNGSFLNVKLEDLVDITNNAIKAGYTIALDCDVSEKSFSAKHGIAVIPEDDKKIEEALTNVLPEKEITQALRQLEFENYNTTDDHLMHITGMLKDQNGTTYYKVKNSWGTNSDRISNNGYIYMSEAYFKLKTISIMVHKDMIPKKLIN; this comes from the coding sequence ATGAAAAATAGTATTACAACTTTTATTTTAGCTTTAGTTTCTTTAGTGAGCTTTTCGCAACCTTATGAATTTGAAGTGGTAACCGATTTAGAAACCACGAATGTTATAAGTCAAGGCGAAACAGGAACCTGTTGGAGTTTTGCGACTTCATCGTTTCTAGAGAGTGAAATTATGCGTAAAACGGGTAAAACCATTGATTTATCTGAGATGTACAATGTGCGCAATACCTACCCTAAAAAAGCATGGAATTATATCATGCGACAAGGTAAAGCGCAATTTAGCGAAGGCGGATTGGCACACGATGTAATTAATAGTGTGGCCCATTATGGCTTAGTTCCCGAGTCTGTTTATTCTGGTTTAGAGGTTGAAAACTCAAAGCACAATCACGCCGAGATGATTGCCGTTTTAAAAGGCTTATTAGACGTTTATATTGAAAAACCCGCAAAACAGCTATCTCCAAAATGGAAAGAAGTTACAGAAAACATCTTGGACATTTACCTAGGTAAAACTTTAACAACCTTTAATTATAATGGAGTTGAATATACGCCGCATTCCTTTTTGGAAATGACTCAAATACATCCAGAAGATTATATTACCATAACTTCATTTACGCACCAGCCATTTAATGCGTCTTTTATTTTAAACATACCAGACAATTTTTCTAATGGTTCATTTTTAAATGTTAAACTTGAAGATTTAGTCGATATAACAAACAACGCCATTAAAGCGGGTTATACGATTGCTTTAGATTGTGATGTGAGTGAAAAATCATTCTCTGCCAAGCACGGTATCGCAGTAATACCAGAAGATGATAAAAAAATAGAAGAAGCCTTAACAAACGTACTACCAGAAAAAGAGATTACCCAAGCCTTAAGGCAACTGGAATTTGAAAATTACAACACCACAGACGACCATCTTATGCATATTACAGGTATGTTAAAGGATCAAAATGGCACGACCTATTATAAAGTTAAAAATTCTTGGGGAACCAACTCAGACCGCATATCAAACAACGGTTATATTTATATGAGTGAAGCCTATTTTAAACTAAAAACCATTTCTATAATGGTACATAAAGACATGATTCCCAAAAAACTAATTAATTAA
- the menA gene encoding 1,4-dihydroxy-2-naphthoate octaprenyltransferase encodes MKNSVVWISTMRLRTLPLSVSGIILASCLAAQKGLFNWQIFVLAILTTLSLQILSNLANDYGDGIKGTDNQNRIGPERAIQSGKISPPAMLKAIRINIFVSIVLALSLILVAFGFENIWLSVFFIALGMASVIAAMKYTIGDNAYGYKGLGDVFVFIFFGLVSVIGGYVLYTKTIDFVVFLPAFTVGLLSMGVLNLNNMRDIISDEKSNKNTLAVKLGQKKVKIYHTLLIVSAIILSVLFGVIYYKSPLNLIFIVAYFPLLQHVKAVHTNKNPKLLDPELKKLALTTVFLAILMGVGHLF; translated from the coding sequence ATGAAAAATAGTGTTGTTTGGATTTCAACCATGCGTTTAAGGACGTTACCATTATCTGTTTCAGGCATTATTTTGGCGTCTTGTCTAGCGGCACAAAAAGGACTCTTTAATTGGCAAATTTTTGTGCTGGCCATTCTAACCACCTTAAGTTTGCAAATATTGTCGAATCTAGCAAACGATTACGGTGATGGTATTAAAGGTACCGATAACCAGAATAGAATTGGTCCAGAACGCGCCATACAAAGTGGGAAAATATCACCTCCTGCCATGCTTAAAGCCATAAGGATAAATATTTTTGTTTCTATTGTTCTAGCTCTGTCACTCATATTAGTGGCTTTTGGATTTGAGAATATCTGGCTTTCTGTTTTTTTTATAGCTTTAGGTATGGCAAGTGTAATTGCCGCGATGAAATATACCATAGGCGATAATGCATACGGTTATAAAGGCTTAGGAGATGTTTTTGTATTTATTTTTTTTGGTCTAGTTAGTGTCATAGGAGGTTACGTTTTGTACACAAAAACAATAGATTTTGTGGTTTTTTTACCAGCATTTACTGTGGGCTTATTAAGCATGGGGGTTCTAAATTTGAATAATATGCGTGATATTATTTCAGATGAAAAATCAAACAAAAACACTTTGGCCGTAAAACTTGGTCAGAAAAAAGTTAAAATATATCATACTTTACTTATTGTTTCAGCTATAATTTTGTCAGTTTTGTTTGGTGTTATATATTATAAATCGCCCTTAAATTTAATCTTTATAGTAGCTTATTTCCCATTGCTACAGCATGTTAAGGCGGTGCACACCAATAAAAACCCTAAATTACTCGATCCCGAATTAAAAAAATTAGCTCTAACTACGGTGTTTTTAGCCATTTTAATGGGAGTTGGGCATTTGTTTTAG
- a CDS encoding 1,4-dihydroxy-2-naphthoyl-CoA synthase, whose amino-acid sequence MEQPKWETAKEYEDITYKKCNGVARIAFNRPNVRNAFRPKTTSELYDAFYDANEDVNIGVVLLSAEGPSTKDGVWSFCSGGDQKARGKQGYVGEDGYHRLNILEVQRLIRFMPKAVIAVVPGWAVGGGHSLHVVCDLTLASKEHAIFKQTDADVTSFDGGYGSAYLAKMVGQKKAREIFFLGRNYAAQEAYEMGMVNAVIPHKDLEDTAYQWAQEILAKSPTSIKMLKFAMNLTDDGMVGQQVFAGEATRLAYMTEEAVEGRNAFLEKRKPNFVKKWIP is encoded by the coding sequence ATGGAGCAACCAAAGTGGGAAACCGCAAAAGAATACGAAGACATTACCTATAAGAAATGTAATGGGGTCGCAAGAATTGCGTTTAACAGACCTAATGTTAGAAATGCATTCCGACCAAAAACAACTAGTGAATTATACGACGCTTTTTACGATGCTAATGAAGATGTTAATATTGGTGTCGTTTTGTTATCTGCCGAAGGCCCATCGACCAAAGATGGAGTTTGGAGTTTTTGTTCTGGTGGCGATCAAAAGGCAAGGGGTAAACAAGGTTATGTAGGCGAAGATGGATACCACCGTTTAAATATTTTAGAAGTACAACGCCTTATTCGTTTTATGCCTAAAGCGGTTATCGCCGTGGTTCCAGGTTGGGCAGTTGGTGGCGGCCATAGTTTGCATGTGGTTTGCGATTTAACTTTAGCCAGTAAAGAACACGCTATTTTTAAACAAACCGACGCCGATGTGACGAGTTTCGATGGTGGCTATGGCTCGGCGTATTTAGCAAAAATGGTGGGTCAGAAAAAAGCACGCGAAATTTTCTTTTTGGGTAGAAATTATGCTGCACAGGAGGCTTACGAAATGGGTATGGTAAACGCTGTTATACCTCATAAAGACTTGGAGGATACCGCTTACCAATGGGCACAAGAAATATTAGCAAAATCGCCTACCTCAATCAAAATGCTAAAGTTTGCTATGAATTTAACAGACGATGGCATGGTGGGACAACAAGTATTCGCTGGTGAGGCTACACGTTTAGCTTATATGACCGAAGAGGCCGTTGAGGGTAGAAATGCATTTCTAGAAAAACGTAAACCTAACTTTGTAAAAAAATGGATTCCTTAA
- the ung gene encoding uracil-DNA glycosylase encodes MILELHDSWKPYLQSEFNKPYFKNLSNFITTEYKNKTCFPPKNQIFNAFNYCHFEDVKVVIIGQDPYHGLGQAHGLSFSVNDTVKHPPSLVNIFKEIETDIGKAYPKTGNLKHWANQGVLLLNATLTVRAHQAGSHQKKGWENFTDNVIKLINDYKTGVVFLLWGGFAKQKGKLIDQEKHHILTSGHPSPLSANRGHWFGNKHFSTANKLLEQEGLVAIDW; translated from the coding sequence ATGATATTAGAATTGCACGATAGTTGGAAACCTTATTTGCAGTCAGAATTTAATAAACCCTATTTTAAAAACTTATCCAACTTTATTACGACCGAATACAAAAACAAAACCTGTTTTCCTCCTAAGAATCAAATTTTTAACGCCTTTAATTATTGCCATTTTGAAGATGTAAAAGTGGTTATAATTGGTCAAGACCCCTATCATGGTTTGGGGCAAGCCCACGGTTTGAGTTTTTCGGTTAACGACACTGTTAAACACCCTCCGTCTTTAGTTAATATTTTTAAAGAGATTGAAACAGATATTGGTAAAGCCTATCCTAAAACTGGTAATTTAAAACACTGGGCGAATCAAGGTGTGTTATTGTTAAATGCCACCTTAACCGTAAGAGCACATCAAGCTGGAAGTCATCAAAAAAAAGGTTGGGAAAATTTTACCGATAATGTCATTAAACTCATTAACGATTACAAGACAGGTGTTGTTTTTTTGTTATGGGGTGGTTTTGCTAAGCAAAAAGGAAAACTTATAGACCAAGAAAAACATCATATCTTAACGTCTGGACACCCCTCACCATTAAGCGCCAATCGAGGACATTGGTTTGGCAATAAACACTTTAGTACAGCAAATAAGTTGCTGGAGCAAGAAGGGTTAGTAGCCATAGATTGGTAA
- a CDS encoding metal-dependent hydrolase: protein MKITFYGHACLGIQIDDIHILVDPFISGNPKAEKIDIETLKADYILITHAHQDHILDVEAIAKRTDAVIISNFEIVTHFGNLGIEGHPMNHGGTWDFEFGSVKYVNAIHTSSFPDGSYGGQPGGFVIEGERKNIYIAGDTALTFDMKLIPLHTKLDLAILPIGDNFTMGINDAILASDFVECDKILGCHFDTFGYIEIDHEEAKRKFFESGKDLMLLEIGEHLEL, encoded by the coding sequence ATGAAAATTACATTTTATGGTCACGCCTGTTTAGGTATTCAAATTGACGATATCCATATTTTGGTAGATCCATTTATTTCTGGAAATCCAAAAGCCGAAAAAATTGACATTGAAACCCTTAAAGCAGATTACATTTTAATTACCCATGCACACCAAGATCATATTTTAGATGTTGAGGCTATTGCAAAACGAACAGATGCCGTTATCATTTCTAATTTCGAGATTGTTACCCATTTTGGGAATTTAGGTATTGAAGGTCACCCGATGAATCACGGAGGAACTTGGGATTTTGAATTTGGCAGTGTAAAATACGTAAACGCCATTCATACTTCATCTTTTCCAGATGGATCTTACGGTGGTCAACCTGGAGGTTTTGTAATTGAAGGTGAACGTAAAAATATTTACATTGCGGGAGATACGGCACTGACTTTCGATATGAAATTAATCCCACTTCACACCAAATTAGATTTAGCCATTTTACCCATTGGCGATAACTTTACAATGGGTATTAACGATGCCATTTTAGCAAGCGATTTTGTAGAATGTGATAAAATTCTAGGGTGTCATTTTGATACGTTTGGTTATATTGAAATCGATCATGAAGAGGCCAAACGTAAATTTTTTGAGAGTGGTAAAGACTTGATGCTTTTGGAAATTGGAGAACATTTAGAGTTGTGA
- a CDS encoding glycosyltransferase family 2 protein yields the protein MKLAIVILNWNGRQLLEQFLPSVITYSSSEAQIYVADNASTDDSVNYIKETFPSVKIIQNQINGGYAKGYNDALKHIEADVFCLLNSDVEVTENWLKPIVNVFKNEENTAIIQPKILDFHNRAYFEYAGAAGGFIDKFGYPYCRGRIFNTIERDTGQYNDELEIFWASGACLFIRSHVFKTLKGFDEAFFAHMEEIDLCWRAKNLGYTVKYTGASKVYHVGGATLSTLNPKKTFLNFRNSLFTLTKNARGNLFLLIIIRLLLDGMASVKFLLAFKAKHSLAILKAHFSYYKHLPQLLKQRKNLNQNIKHYQKTSVVMAYFVYKQCHYKRL from the coding sequence TTGAAATTAGCCATTGTTATATTAAATTGGAACGGAAGACAACTCTTAGAACAGTTTTTACCATCGGTTATAACCTATTCTTCAAGTGAAGCTCAAATTTATGTTGCAGATAATGCCTCCACAGACGATTCTGTGAATTATATAAAAGAAACATTTCCTTCAGTTAAAATAATTCAGAATCAAATAAACGGCGGATATGCAAAGGGGTATAATGATGCTTTAAAACATATTGAAGCCGATGTTTTTTGCTTACTAAATAGTGATGTTGAAGTTACAGAAAACTGGCTTAAACCAATTGTAAATGTTTTTAAAAATGAAGAAAACACTGCTATTATTCAACCTAAAATTTTAGATTTTCACAACAGGGCGTATTTCGAATACGCTGGTGCTGCAGGTGGCTTTATTGATAAATTTGGATACCCTTATTGCCGAGGTCGTATTTTTAATACCATCGAAAGAGATACGGGCCAGTACAATGATGAGCTTGAGATTTTTTGGGCTTCCGGGGCGTGTTTATTTATAAGAAGTCATGTTTTTAAAACCTTAAAGGGGTTCGATGAAGCCTTTTTTGCGCACATGGAAGAAATAGACCTGTGTTGGCGTGCTAAAAACTTAGGGTATACCGTTAAATATACTGGAGCATCTAAAGTCTATCATGTTGGTGGCGCAACTTTGAGCACCCTTAATCCGAAAAAAACATTCTTAAACTTTAGAAACAGCCTATTTACGCTTACAAAGAACGCTCGGGGTAACCTATTCTTATTAATCATAATTCGGCTACTACTCGATGGCATGGCCAGTGTAAAGTTCTTGTTAGCGTTTAAGGCTAAACACAGTCTTGCCATATTAAAAGCACATTTTAGTTATTATAAACATTTACCACAATTACTTAAGCAGCGAAAAAACTTAAATCAAAATATAAAACACTACCAAAAAACATCTGTAGTGATGGCATATTTCGTATATAAACAGTGTCACTACAAACGTTTATAG
- a CDS encoding flagellar motor protein MotB, with product MKKVFLLSLFTVFLLSSCVSKKQFTDLQAKEKEAQDLLNSATVKLNACLEERAAVTARATALEEQIADLRKSNDNLQFLSAKGASSIEKTLESIREKELKITRLQDAITKKDSVTLALVTSLKREVGINDPDIEINVEKGVVYISISDKLLFKNASYNVTAKAQEVLAKVAKVINSKPEFEAMIEGHTDSRSFQRGVLLDNWDLSVKRSTSVIRELQKLGVNPTQLVAAGRSSYVPVADNDTAENRAKNRRTRVVLLPKIDQFYALIETEMKNLEAGGN from the coding sequence ATGAAAAAAGTATTTTTACTTAGTTTATTTACCGTCTTTTTATTAAGCTCATGTGTCTCTAAAAAACAATTCACAGATTTACAAGCTAAAGAAAAAGAAGCTCAAGATTTATTAAACTCTGCAACAGTTAAGCTAAATGCTTGCTTAGAAGAAAGAGCGGCAGTAACGGCGAGAGCAACAGCTTTAGAAGAGCAAATTGCAGATTTACGTAAAAGTAACGACAACTTACAATTCTTATCTGCTAAAGGTGCAAGTAGTATTGAAAAAACACTTGAGAGCATTAGAGAGAAAGAACTTAAAATTACGCGTTTACAAGATGCTATCACCAAAAAAGATAGTGTAACCTTGGCGTTAGTAACAAGCCTTAAACGTGAAGTTGGTATAAACGATCCAGACATTGAAATTAATGTAGAAAAAGGTGTTGTTTATATTTCTATCTCTGATAAATTGTTGTTTAAAAATGCTAGCTATAACGTAACTGCTAAGGCTCAAGAGGTACTAGCGAAAGTTGCTAAAGTAATTAACAGTAAGCCAGAATTTGAAGCGATGATTGAAGGTCACACAGACAGTAGATCTTTCCAAAGAGGTGTGCTTTTAGATAACTGGGATTTAAGTGTTAAGCGTTCTACATCGGTTATTCGTGAATTACAAAAACTTGGTGTAAATCCAACACAACTAGTTGCTGCTGGTCGTAGCTCCTATGTTCCTGTAGCAGATAACGATACTGCTGAAAACAGAGCAAAAAACAGACGTACACGTGTTGTTTTATTACCTAAAATCGATCAGTTCTACGCCTTGATTGAAACAGAAATGAAAAATTTAGAAGCTGGCGGAAACTAA
- a CDS encoding type I restriction enzyme HsdR N-terminal domain-containing protein, producing MQALNFPKFSFRLKSSENIISIFDCIRKKFVVLQPEEWVRQHCIQYLIKVKGYPKSLINVEKELIVNTLKKRYDIVIFNSNGSIHLIVECKAPSITINQNTFDQIAQYNLVLNASYLMVTNGLNHYYCQMDFKNERYNFLKEIPNYKRSL from the coding sequence TTGCAAGCACTCAATTTTCCCAAGTTTTCGTTTCGTCTCAAAAGTAGCGAAAATATTATATCTATTTTCGATTGTATTCGCAAAAAGTTTGTGGTTTTACAACCAGAGGAATGGGTACGCCAACACTGCATCCAGTATCTCATTAAAGTTAAAGGCTATCCAAAATCTTTAATAAATGTTGAAAAAGAATTGATTGTTAATACGTTAAAGAAACGATACGATATCGTGATTTTTAATTCCAATGGCAGTATTCACTTAATTGTAGAGTGCAAAGCTCCATCCATTACCATTAATCAAAATACTTTCGATCAAATTGCACAGTATAATTTGGTTCTAAATGCGAGTTATTTAATGGTTACCAACGGATTAAATCATTATTATTGTCAAATGGATTTTAAAAATGAACGCTACAATTTTTTAAAAGAAATACCCAATTACAAGAGGTCATTGTGA